The DNA window CTCGACGATGCGTTGGATGTCGCGCGCGTCGATGCGGGCCTGCGTCAACTCGATTGCGGTTTCGATCATCGACAACGTCATGCCCTTGGCACCATAGCCGAACACCTTGAGGTTACGCCGCTCCACCGCCAGCAGATGCTGCTGCATGCGGCTGTCGCCCAGGTCCAGATAACCGGCCAGGATCGCTTCGAACGCCGCTTCGGCGCTGCGGTAATAATCCTCGCTCTTCCAGAGGGTGTCGTCGCCATCGAAGCCGACCAGCTGGATCGCCTGGCCTTCGCGCTGTGCAAAAGAGGTCATTGCGCAAGTCTAGCAGCGCGGTATGGCGGTGCTACGCTCAGTCCCCTGCGGCATCGCCCGGGCCGGGCTGATAGCTTGCGAATTCCTCGCGCGACAGATGCACGTCGCCATTGCTGTCGAAACCGGCGAAATTCTCGCGCAGGATCGGGTCGGCGCCCGCTTCGGCCACGATCAGCAATCCATCGGCGTCGGTGTCCAGGTTACGAAAGCTGTGCGGCGCCAGCGTGCCGGCCGGTGCGACAGATGCATCGGCTCCGCTCTTGGTGCTGGATGGCCCGGAAGCATCGACAGGCAGCAAGGGAGTTGTGGCCGGGGTTGTCGGATCGATCGGCATCGGCATCGGCAACATCGCCGACGCACCACGAGTGGCAGGCACTACCGACGCCGGGTTGGCCTGCGGCAATTTCGGTGGCGCGGCAAGCGCCAGCATTGGACCCGACAACCCGACCAACAAAGCGATGCGCAGCTGCGGCATGGACGACGACCTGACGCGCAATGCATCACCGTAGCGCGGCAGATGTAAAGAAAGCGGGAGCGATCCTGGCAGATCGCTCCCGCGCGTCCATCCCGTTGCTTGGTGTAATTCACTTGCCGGTGGCCTCGCAACGGCGCCACCGAATTGCGTTGTCGTTGCCATCCGCTCGATGGCGTGCGGGAGAGTGACAGAAGACGTGCGCGAGTATGTGATCAGTTGCCCTGCGAACCGGTTGCTGCACCGCCACTCTGTTGCTTGGCAACGAAAGCCTTGTACTCATCCGTGGTCAGCTTGCCGTCGGTGTTGCCGTCGGCTTGATCGAAAATCTGCACGAGCCCTGCATTGACCTGCGCCTCCTGCTTGCTGATGGTGCCGTCGCTATCGGTATCCACGCTGGCCCACGTCTGACCGCCGCCCGAACTTGCACCACTGGATTGGGCCGAAGTGGCCGAACTACCCGACTGCGCGGCGGCATCCTGAGCGGGACTTTGGGCGATGGCCGGCAGCGCCAGAGCGGCGGACAGAGCGGCGGTGGCGGCGAGCAGCGAGGTGCGGTTCTTCATATTGAATGGTCTCATTGGCTTGGGAATGCGCGGTATCCCCGCGCATTCCACTACCCTACCCAACGCAAATGAACATTCAACCCACCGCAATTTCGTGCAAAACGACCTTTTAACCACACAACAAACGTTTGCGGCTAGCCGTCTGTTAGGCGTCGGTGAGCCAAATAGAAGTGCCTCATTCAATATATAAAACTTTGCGAAACG is part of the Xanthomonas fragariae genome and encodes:
- a CDS encoding EF-hand domain-containing protein is translated as MSGPMLALAAPPKLPQANPASVVPATRGASAMLPMPMPIDPTTPATTPLLPVDASGPSSTKSGADASVAPAGTLAPHSFRNLDTDADGLLIVAEAGADPILRENFAGFDSNGDVHLSREEFASYQPGPGDAAGD
- a CDS encoding EF-hand domain-containing protein: MKNRTSLLAATAALSAALALPAIAQSPAQDAAAQSGSSATSAQSSGASSGGGQTWASVDTDSDGTISKQEAQVNAGLVQIFDQADGNTDGKLTTDEYKAFVAKQQSGGAATGSQGN